TTGCGCGACTCTGGATCCTCACCTGGTCCGTGTTGTGCTGTGCCTCCACCTTTTTCACCGTCACCACGTACCTGGTGGACATGCAGCGCTTCCGCTACCCGGAGCGGCCCATCATCTTTCTGTCAGGCTGCTACACTATGGTGTCGGTGGCCTACATCGCGGGCTTCGTGCTCCAGGAGCGCGTGGTGTGTAACGAGCGCTTCTCCGAGGACGGCTACCGTACGGTGGTGCAGGGCACCAAGAAGGAGGGCTGCACCATCCTCTTCATGATGCTCTACTTCTTCAGCATGGCCAGTTCCATCTGGTGGGTCATCCTGTCGCTCACCTGGTTCCTGGCGGCGGGCATGAAGTGGGGCCACGAGGCCATCGAGGCCAACTCGCAGTACTTCCACCTTGCCGCGTGGGCCGTGCCCGCCGTCAAGACCATCACAATCCTGGCCATGGGCCAGATTGACGGCGACCTGCTGAGCGGCGTGTGCTTCGTGGGCCTCAACAGCCTGGACCCGCTGCGGGGCTTCGTGCTGGCGCCGCTCTTCGTGTACCTGTTCATAGGCACGTCCTTCCTCCTGGCCGGTTTCGTGTCACTCTTCCGCATCCGTACCATCATGAAGCACGACGGCACCAAGACGGAGAAGCTGGAGCGGCTCATGGTGCGCATCGGCGTCTTCTCGGTGCTGTACACGGTGCCCGCCACCATCGTCATCGCCTGCTATTTCTACGAGCAGGCCTTCCGAGAGCACTGGGAGCGCTCGTGGGTGAGCCAGCACTGCAAGAGCCTGGCCATCCCGTGCCCGGCGCACTACACGCCGCGCATGTCACCCGACTTCACCGTCTACATGATCAAATACCTCATGACGCTCATCGTGGGCATCACGTCGGGCTTCTGGATCTGGTCCGGCAAGACGCTGCACTCGTGGAGGAAGTTCTACACCCGTCTCACCAACAGCCGGCACGGCGAGACCACCGTGTGAGCCGGAGCTCCGGCGCCGCGTCCCCAGCCGGGCCGGCACCTCGCGCTCCGCCCCCAGGGAGGGGGGGTGGGCTCCTACAgactccttattttatttttttaaataaagaacaatcgaaaccatttcttttttaggTCGCTTTTTAAAGAGAACTCTGCCCAACACCCCCACCAGGTTTGTAATTAAAACTGTAAATAGTTTTtgtaaatttaattatatattttctatttaaaagaaaaaaggaaaaaaaaagggggggggagcAGTGAGGGGCGCCAGGCCTGAGGAATGGGGAAGAGGGGGAGTTGGGGGGGTTCTCCTTTCTTCAGTCCCCTTTCAAACACCACCCCCTACTTCGGTTCCAGTATTTTGGTGCTTTGACAGGGCTGGGCCTGCTGGAAGAGGCTATGAGTAGTTGGGAGTTAACTTTCAGGTTCTAAAGCCAAATTTGTGAGCCTTCTCACTGACGCTGGGTCTGTGGAAGCAGTTGGATACTTTTGATCAAGACTTGGATTCGTTTTGATttccctttccccctttctcACTTGTCCTGTCTCCTTCACTCGATCTTTGGAAACTTCCCAAAGGAGATGAAGACgcggaaaaaaaacaaaacaaaacaacccgaaccgaagggtggggagagggcggAGATCGTGTGAGGAATGGCCTCCACCCCTACCCTCCGGGCCCACCCCCCTGCTGGCAGGAAGATCTTTCTTCTCTGACTCTTCTTCTTTTCACCTGGCTGCCCCGAGCGCTTGGAGGGGGCAGAAAGTGTTTTGCGATGTGTGTTTTGAAACTACccaacctccccaccccactccgcTGAGTACCGATCCTGACCGCCTCCATTTTTAGTGGGAGCACCATCAGCTCGCAGATGCTGGGATTTGGAGATCACCTTgcatctctctcctttcccctgcTGTCTGCTCCTCGCCTgctctcccccccccacccccaactgaCTATCTCCTCTGGCATTCAGGTTAGCAGTTTGTGGGGTGGTTTGTGCGCTATGtgtggggttttgttgttgttggggttttttgtttttgtttttcaaaaagcaataaaatgggttgggttggagggagggaacGGATGGATGGGCTGGtgggatttttagttttcctttgacAAAAGACTGGTTTCTTTTCAAACTTGTccagaagggggaaggggggaagaaaCGTGGGTATCTTTGCTTTGGAAGAAGGCTCTGGGCAGGCTCTTTGTGACTGTGGGGGTGGGGTTGAGTGTTCACATGACATTCTATATCACAAGGTTGATAGAATGTTTATAACATGTTTCTTATCTTCCCCCTAACCCCCACAAATAAAAGTCAAGACTTCTCTTAAAGTATCTTTCACGCTGGTATGAGAATTGCAGTTTCCAATACACATCATTTCCCTCAACTATTTGGAGTATTTTCGAATTTTAATTACCATGGATCGATTTGAAGACCAAGGGATGGGGTGAAACAAGTTTGCCCCATAACTCAACTTTTCAGCATCTCCTGTTTCTTGATAATAGTGCAAATTAAAgctaataatcataataataaagtGCATTTAATTATCTTCTAGAGATCTAGCCCTTTAATTGTATTTAACAGGGTtgtaacattttattagtttaaCCAAACCACACCTCCTCCTTCCATCTGCCCCTGACCTAgttggttgggggtggggtggagaagaGGTTCCCTGCTTTTTCAGCCAAACCGTGGTAGGGAAAATGGTGCCTTAACACCCTTTGTTAGCAGGCTTTGGGATAAGGGAGAAAGTAAGTTAGAACCCCTACTTCGAAGTGTTTGCGTGTGTTAGTTTATGTTGGGGGAGGGGATCTGGAAATGTTTGGTGGTAATTGAACACGTATGTGGGGCTTTGTTGGGAATTGAATGAGGCCTGGGGATTTCAGCAGAGTCCCCTTCCCCAAATGTATAACCCTCCCCCAGATGATTTGTACCAGTGGCCAACATTATAAGTTAAAACTAGCCTTTTCTCAAATGATGGTATGTGTGAAGTCCCAACAGGAGATTCCCTCAACTATCAAAGAAGCAGGCCAGGGAGGTGGCACCGCCCTGTAGCTCCATTTGTTGCAAGATTCTAAAGGAACCCCACAAGGGCTGCAGGAAAGAGTTAAATTACAAACAAATTGTGAGCGTCTTTCCTGGAAAGAATGGCCAAAGCTTGCGAAAgggggggatggggaggtggggggaggtttCCAGTGGCTGGGATGGAGCCCAGTGGGAAGAGGAGTGCTTGTCTCTGCTGAAGATTTGGGAAGAGCCTCCCctgcctctcagcccccagaTCCCAGTTCTGTGTGCTTTGGGTACATTTTGTCAGTGGACCGTCATGCTGATGGCAGGAGGAGATGGTAGACTAACAACAATACCATTTTCTTCCcggagtggggtgggagggagggaatttTGGTAAAGATCCTTCTCAACCCTCCTCCCTCAAAGTCACCAACGGAGGGGAAAAGGGCCTGAGAACACTGAAAAAAATAGGTTCTGTGGCTGGGGAGAGGACAGATAATAAGATAATTGCCTCTCTAGGAAAGGATACATCTTCTAGATGCCCTTCCCTTCTCTAAAGGGCTGAATTACCTTACAGAAAGTATGGGGAACTTTCTCTCTGGCTGCTCTCATTGCTCTAATGAAACAACTCTTAGACGGAGGGTGTAGAGGATTTAGGGGACAAAGTGCCCTGGAGCGGAGACCCATAAGTGAAACACTTGAGCTTACTGCCACCCCTGGAGAGAGGTCTGTCTCCGCTCCCTTGTTGGGAAAACCCAGTTAAACACATGGGCTTGGAGGTGTACTTTCACAGATTTCTAGGTCGCCCTTTAGATAGGACATGGTTTACCCCTTGTAAGTGGGTTGGTCCCTCCATCTGGAAGAGGGAGGCTTTGTCTGGTGAAGGGCCAAGGGCCCAGTAAGAAAGCCCTTCCACTGGGGCCCCCAGGCCTGGGGCAGGTGTTAGGCCACGGCTGCTTTCTACCTGCCGTCCCAATCATACCCCCTCCCACAAAGGAGCAGCAGTGCTTGGTCGCTAGGAGCAGGGCATCTCTCCTCCAGACTCCCCTGCCTCATGGATCAGACATTTGCTtttcctccccccatcc
This is a stretch of genomic DNA from Eschrichtius robustus isolate mEscRob2 chromosome 20, mEscRob2.pri, whole genome shotgun sequence. It encodes these proteins:
- the FZD2 gene encoding frizzled-2; translated protein: MRPRSALPRLLLPLLLLPAAGPAQFHGEKGISIPDHGFCQPISIPLCTDIAYNQTIMPNLLGHTNQEDAGLEVHQFYPLVKVQCSPELRFFLCSMYAPVCTVLEQAIPPCRSICERARQGCEALMNKFGFQWPERLRCEHFPRHGAEQICVGQNHSEDGAPALLTTAPPPGLQPGAGGTPGGPGGGGSPPRYATLEHPFHCPRVLKVPSYLSYKFLGERDCAAPCEPARPDGSMFFSQEETRFARLWILTWSVLCCASTFFTVTTYLVDMQRFRYPERPIIFLSGCYTMVSVAYIAGFVLQERVVCNERFSEDGYRTVVQGTKKEGCTILFMMLYFFSMASSIWWVILSLTWFLAAGMKWGHEAIEANSQYFHLAAWAVPAVKTITILAMGQIDGDLLSGVCFVGLNSLDPLRGFVLAPLFVYLFIGTSFLLAGFVSLFRIRTIMKHDGTKTEKLERLMVRIGVFSVLYTVPATIVIACYFYEQAFREHWERSWVSQHCKSLAIPCPAHYTPRMSPDFTVYMIKYLMTLIVGITSGFWIWSGKTLHSWRKFYTRLTNSRHGETTV